A section of the Equus caballus isolate H_3958 breed thoroughbred chromosome 21, TB-T2T, whole genome shotgun sequence genome encodes:
- the OR14C49 gene encoding olfactory receptor family 14 subfamily C member 49: MVNSTMVTEFILTGFADGWKLRLLQAVVFLLMYLATNLGNLLIITVTTIDQKLHTPMYFFLRNLSILDMCYISVTVPNACAQSLTGKRTISVAACATQIFLVIYCAYVEVMFLTIMAQDRYVAICQPLRYPIIMNHQFCVQMTLASLLSGLVYAGVHTGNTFQLPFCKSNVIHRFFCDIPSLLRLSCSDTFRNELLIFVSSIGICGSCFIFIAISYTRIFSMVLKFPTREQGKAFSTCIPHILVVSVFLSCGFYEYLRPSVNSETTQDMIFSVFYTIVPPFLNPIIYSLRNKQVKKSVRKVILGKHYSGK; this comes from the coding sequence ATGGTCAATTCCACCATGGTGACTGAGTTTATCCTCACTGGCTTTGCTGATGGCTGGAAGCTGAGGTTACTGCAAGCTGTGGTATTCCTATTGATGTACCTGGCTACTAATTTAGGGAATCTTCTGATTATCACTGTCACCACCATCGACCAGAAACTTCACACAcctatgtacttcttcctcaggaATCTTTCCATCTTGGACATGTGCTACATTTCTGTTACTGTCCCTAATGCCTGTGCCCAATCTCTCACTGGCAAGAGGACCATTTCTGTGGCTGCATGCGCAACTCAGATCTTCTTGGTCATTTACTGTGCATATGTGGAGGTGATGTTTCTCACTATAATGGCCCAAGATCGCTATGTGGCAATCTGCCAGCCTCTCCGCTACCCAATTATCATGAACCACCAATTCTGTGTCCAAATGACACTGGCTTCTCTACTCAGTGGTCTTGTCTATGCAGGTGTGCACACTGGCAACACATTCCAGCTGCCTTTCTGTAAGTCCAATGTGATCCACCGGTTCTTCTGTGACATCCCCTCACTGCTGAGGCTCTCCTGCTCTGACACCTTTAGAAATGAactcttaatttttgtttcttccatagGGATATGTGGTAGTTGCTTTATCTTCATTGCTATATCATATACACGCATATTTTCTATGGTGCTCAAGTTTCCAACAAGAGAGCAAGGGAAGGCCTTTTCCACCTGCATCCCTCATATCCTTGTGgtgtctgtcttcctcagttgTGGTTTCTATGAGTACCTAAGGCCTTCAGTAAACTCTGAAACAACTCAGGACatgattttttctgtattttataccaTAGTTCCTCCATTCTTGAATCCTATCATCTACAGTCTTAGAAATAAACAGGTAAAGAAATCTGTAAGAAAAGTCATATTAGGAAAGCATTattcaggaaaataa